The sequence GTAAGCAATGACGGCCAATTCCTTGTTCTGTCCGAATTGAAGGAATTAATGGATCGGTTATAAGGTGTTTTGACGTTTGTTTCTTCCTTCGATATATCTTGAATCTAGCAAGTTATCCAGTTCAGTTCAATCTCACACATCAAATGTATGCTACCTAAATGTTCTATGCTACGAGATAAAACTCATGCGCTTGGAAACGGAAATTTTGGCACCAGGAAGACTACCTAGGCCGGAGGACTTCCCGAAGGCTCTCTACACTTTCGATATTGGTCAGAATGATCTGGCCTACGGCATCCAACACGGGACGATAGAAGAAGTTAGAGCCTCCATTCCTGCCATCCTGAGCCAGTTATCGCAAGCAATATCCGTAGGTGCACTAAAACAGCGTTTACTTTGGACGTGACCAAAACATTGAGATATACTAATTCAATGTGCCACATTTTTCAGCAACTATACAAGGAAGGAGCTAGGTTTTTCTGGGTGCATAACACAGGCCCTCAAGGATGCTTGCCCTATAGCGTTATTTACGACAAATCGAAGCCTGGTAATCTGGACAAGAGCGGCTGCGTGAAGCCTCTCAATGCGGTGGCTCAGGAGTTCAACCGGCAGCTTAAGAACAGCATAATGCTGTTGAGATCACTGCTCCCTCTTGCAGCATTCACGTACGTCGATGTGTACTCAGCTAAATACACTCTCATTTCTGATGCTAAAAAACAAGGTAACTTCAAAAACCATTTATAACATGTGCATAGCCTCGTATGAACGTATGGTAATGTGATAGAAATTCGTGATTCACCAGGTTTTGTTGATCCTTTCGACTTTTGCTGCGGCAGTTACTACGGATTCCACATTGATTGCGGAAGGAAAGCCGTGGTGAATGGAACTGTGTATGGCAATCCTTGCAGCAGTCCGACAACGCATATCAGTTGGGATGGGATACACTACTCCCAGGCCGCCAATGCACTGATTGCCAGTCGCATTCTCAACGGCTCACTCTCTGACCCCCCGGTTTCAATCACGCACGCTTGTCATAGTTCCAAGAATACATGAGCACGTTCATGAATCATTAACCACAGCTTGTTTGATCGAAAACCATTAAGTATACTACTAATCAATAATTGTTATCTCAATCAATCGA is a genomic window of Malus domestica chromosome 09, GDT2T_hap1 containing:
- the LOC103420157 gene encoding GDSL esterase/lipase At3g27950 isoform X1, which encodes MDFPRLLCAAVLLVLGLLLGGQKAVNGGADGGSGSCRFPAIYNFGDSNSDTGAISAAISEVPPPNGETFFGKPSGRLSDGRLIIDFIAEKLQIPYLSPYLDSLGTNFLHGANFATGGSSVRPGGYSPFHLGIQISQFIRFKSHSIALYKQLHSTRRLPRPEDFPKALYTFDIGQNDLAYGIQHGTIEEVRASIPAILSQLSQAISQLYKEGARFFWVHNTGPQGCLPYSVIYDKSKPGNLDKSGCVKPLNAVAQEFNRQLKNSIMLLRSLLPLAAFTYVDVYSAKYTLISDAKKQGFVDPFDFCCGSYYGFHIDCGRKAVVNGTVYGNPCSSPTTHISWDGIHYSQAANALIASRILNGSLSDPPVSITHACHSSKNT
- the LOC103420157 gene encoding GDSL esterase/lipase At3g27950 isoform X2, with amino-acid sequence MDFPRLLCAAVLLVLGLLLGGQKAVNGGADGGSGSCRFPAIYNFGDSNSDTGAISAAISEVPPPNGETFFGKPSGRLSDGRLIIDFIAEKLQIPYLSPYLDSLGTNFLHGANFATGGSSVRPGGYSPFHLGIQISQFIRFKSHSIALYKQLHSTRRLPRPEDFPKALYTFDIGQNDLAYGIQHGTIEEVRASIPAILSQLSQAISQLYKEGARFFWVHNTGPQGCLPYSVIYDKSKPGNLDKSGCVKPLNAVAQEFNRQLKNSIMLLRSLLPLAAFTYVDVYSAKYTLISDAKKQVTTDSTLIAEGKPW